From Aspergillus chevalieri M1 DNA, chromosome 4, nearly complete sequence, a single genomic window includes:
- a CDS encoding Zn(2+) transporter YKE4 (COG:P;~EggNog:ENOG410PJ7D;~InterPro:IPR003689;~PFAM:PF02535;~SECRETED:SignalP(1-31);~TransMembrane:6 (n14-26c31/32o73-93i113-133o153-173i309-328o362-385i397-416o);~go_component: GO:0016020 - membrane [Evidence IEA];~go_function: GO:0046873 - metal ion transmembrane transporter activity [Evidence IEA];~go_process: GO:0030001 - metal ion transport [Evidence IEA];~go_process: GO:0055085 - transmembrane transport [Evidence IEA]), with translation MASGFVPAMRRTGLVLIATVVVFSALAAANAVPVGELSVGEIEEELQKCPLVEALNEHKRATIPETTSLTSKIFSVLFPGSPAVNALLATLYISGPPNFLLALCPPNIDPSSLSVMVAFAVGGLLGDTLFHLLPEIFLGEDSPEHVRFVMVEPNRNLLLGVGIMVGFFTFVAMDKTLRIATGGEGHDHSRSHSHAGDSQSQAVTTGAQQTSDNGLKRRKPTTTQQHEPSTSTKNEKEINPSVKLGGYLNLIADFTHNITDGLAMSSSFYASPTIGATTTVAVFFHEIPHEVGDFALLVQSGFSKRKAMGAQFVTAVGAFLGTLIGIAVQEFSGHGPDATSTGSDAAGAAAGLFGTSLTWGDMLLPFTAGTFLYVGTVSVIPELLETSKNKAVEIRKTVVQFLAVAVGAGIMLAISWD, from the exons ATGGCGTCTGGATTCGTGCCTGCAATGCGCAGGACAGGACTGGTGCTGATTGCTACTGTTGTTGTTTTCTCTGCCCTCGCGGCCGCCAATGCTGTTCCAGTCGGGGAACTGTCAGTGGGtgagattgaggaggaaTTGCAG AAATGCCCCCTGGTGGAAGCCCTCAATGAGCATAAACGCGCCACTATCCCTGAAACTACCAGCTTAACCTCCAAGATCTTCTCGGTTCTCTTCCCCGGAAGCCCTGCCGTCAATGCTCTCCTGGCAACATTGTATATCTCCGGACCTCCAA ACTTCCTCCTGGCCCTATGCCCACCCAACATCGacccctcctctctctccGTCATGGTCGCGTTCGCTGTCGGAGGTCTACTAGGTGACACACTCTTCCACCTTCTTCCCGAGATCTTCCTGGGCGAGGACTCCCCCGAGCACGTGCGATTTGTCATGGTCGAACCGAACCGGAACCTGCTCCTGGGCGTGGGTATCATGGTTGGTTTCTTTACGTTCGTGGCTATGGATAAGACACTGCGCATTGCGACTGGAGGCGAAGGCCATGACCACTCGCGCAGCCATAGCCATGCGGGGGATAGTCAATCCCAAGCCGTGACAACCGGTGCCCAGCAAACCAGCGACAACGGGCTGAAGCGGCGCAAACCTACTACCACCCAACAACATGAGCCCTCGACTTCCACCAAGAACGAGAAGGAAATTAATCCCAGCGTCAAACTGGGCGGCTACCTAAACCTCATTGCTGACTTTACCCACAACATCACTGACGGCCTCGCCATGTCTTCCTCCTTCTACGCCTCCCCCACTATCGGCGCAACAACCACCGTCGCCGTCTTCTTCCACGAAATCCCACACGAAGTTGGCGACTTTGCTCTCCTCGTGCAATCCGGTTTTTCGAAACGCAAGGCCATGGGCGCGCAGTTCGTTACTGCTGTCGGTGCGTTCCTTGGTACACTTATCGGAATTGCAGTGCAAGAGTTCAGTGGACACGGTCCCGATGCTACGTCTACAGGTTCTGATGCCGCTGGTGCTGCGGCTGGGTTGTTTGGGACCAGTTTGACATGGGGAGATATGTTGCTGCCATTTACGGCGGGAACGTTCTTGTATGTTGGAACTGTGTCTGTTATTCCGGAGTTGTTGGAGACCAGCAAAAACAAGGCCGTTGAGATCCGGAAGACGGTTGTGCAGTTTCtggctgttgctgttggagCGGGGATTATGCTTGC TATCTCTTGGGATTAA
- the NOP16 gene encoding nucleolar protein 16 (COG:J;~EggNog:ENOG410PMAH;~InterPro:IPR019002;~PFAM:PF09420): MTNIRQAKKNRSSLPKAKPKRSGVLKSGRKKVNVLGNSIIAENWDRKLTLTQNYRRLGLVHRLNAPSGGSERRGTTAEGYEEQPDDPLHIKSSAKATTKQLGLGEIKVERDPETGKIIRVIRPDDEIEVAGRKHKISNPLNDPLNDLSDDEGRVTESAKRNDGSVIVQMLERQAVQEGKAVESKKPRHLSKREEEWASRLIERHGDDYSAMARDMKLNPMQQTAGDLKRRIRKFKESQA, encoded by the exons ATGACGAACATTCGACAAGCTAAGAAGAACCGGTCTTCGTTACCCAAGGCCAAGCCTAAGAGGAGTGGTGTCCTCAAGAGTGGGCGCAAGAAGGTCAATGTGCTGGGCAATTCCATCATTGCTGAGAACTg GGACCGCAAGCTGACCCTTACCCAAAACTACCGCCGCCTGGGTCTGGTGCACCGTCTGAACGCCCCGTCCGGTGGCAGCGAGCGCCGCGGCACAACCGCAGAAGGCTACGAGGAACAACCCGACGACCCTCTCCACATTAAGAGCAGCGCAAAAGCCACAACTAAGCAATTGGGACTTGGTGAGATTAAGGTTGAGCGCGACCCCGAAACCGGCAAGATTATCCGTGTGATTCGCCCCGACGACGAGATCGAAGTCGCCGGCCGCAAGCACAAGATTTCCAACCCGCTTAACGACCCGCTGAATGATTTGTCTGATGACGAGGGCCGGGTAACAGAGTCTGCGAAGCGGAATGATGGTTCTGTGATTGTGCAGATGCTTGAGCGCCAGGCGGTGCAGGAGGGCAAGGCGGTTGAAAGCAAGAAGCCAAGGCACTTGAGCAAGCGGGAAGAAGAGTGGGCATCGCGGTTGATCGAGAGACATGGAGATGACTATAGCGCTATGGCGCGCGATATGAAGCTGAACCCTATGCAGCAAACTGCGGGCGATTTGAAACGGCGGATTCGCAAGTTCAAGGAAAGCCAGGCGTAA